The proteins below are encoded in one region of Juglans microcarpa x Juglans regia isolate MS1-56 chromosome 4D, Jm3101_v1.0, whole genome shotgun sequence:
- the LOC121260261 gene encoding uncharacterized protein LOC121260261 — protein MPVGDPLHRDETPMARYEEIFTTKRTAAGSRRHIVGATITVTKKDEEGILHPHDDALVVIVQVTNFMARRVLIDNGSSADIQLWEVFVRMRINLDCMHPALMSLKGFMGDVVQPVGAITLSVLVGKAPKTFATLIDFLVVKASSLYNAILGHPTLNSLSAMTSTYHLKMKSLRTRWWMKFKVNKCWHKNLMSVS, from the coding sequence ATGCCTGTAGGGGACCCACTTCATCGGGATGAGACCCCCATGGCCCGGTACGAGGAAATATTCACAACTAAGAGAACCGCGGCCGGGTCAAGGAGGCATATAGTAGGAGCCACCATAACAGTTACCAAGAAAGACGAAGAGGGGATCCTCCACCCCCATGACGATGCCTTGGTGGTCATTGTGCAGGTCACCAACTTTATGGCACGAAGAGTCCTGATCGACAATGGCAGCTCTGCCGACATCCAATTATGGGAAGTGTTTGTCAGAATGAGAATCAATCTCGACTGCATGCACCCGGCCTTGATGTCGCTCAAGGGTTTCATGGGAGATGTGGTCCAACCAGTGGGGGCCATCACCCTGTCTGTTCTGGTTGGGAAGGCCCCAAAAACTTTTGCGACACTAATTGACTTCTTAGTAGTGAAGGCCTCATCCTTGTACAATGCAATATTGGGCCATCCGACCCTGAATAGTCTAAGCGCGATGACGTCAACATATCACCTTAAGATGAAATCCCTAAGAACTCGGTGGTGGATGAAGTTTAAGGTGAACAAGTGTTGGCACAAGAATCTAATGAGCGTGAGTTaa